A stretch of the Parus major isolate Abel chromosome 15, Parus_major1.1, whole genome shotgun sequence genome encodes the following:
- the PTPN11 gene encoding tyrosine-protein phosphatase non-receptor type 11 isoform X6, with product MEHHGQLKEKNGDVIELKYPLNCADPTSERWFHGHLSGREAEKLLTEKGKHGSFLVRESQSHPGDFVLSVRTGDDKGESNDGKSKVTHVMIHCQDLKYDVGGGEKFDSLTDLVEHYKKNPMVETLGTVLQLKQPLNTTRINAAEIESRVRELSKLAETTDKVKQGFWEEFETLQQQECKLLYSRKEGQRQENKNKNRYKNILPFDHTRVVLHDGDPNEPVSDYINANIIMPEFETKCNNSKPKKSYIATQGCLQNTVNDFWRMVFQENSRVIVMTTKEVERGKSKCVKYWPDEYSLKEYGVMRVRNVKESAAHDYTLRELKLSKVGQGNTERTVWQYHFRTWPDHGVPSDPGGVLDFLEEVHHKQESIPDAGPVVVHCSAGIGRTGTFIVIDILIDIIREKGVDCDIDVPKTIQMVRSQRSGMVQTEAQYRFIYMAVQHYIETLQRRIEEEQKSKRKGHEYTNIKYSLSDQTSGDQSPLPPCTPTPTCPEMREDSARVYENVGLMQQQKSFR from the exons ATGGAACACCATGGGCAGCTCAAGGAGAAGAATGGAGATGTCATAGAGCTGAAATATCCCCTCAACTGCGCTGATCCCACGTCAGAAAG GTGGTTTCACGGGCATCTCTCTGGGAGAGAAGCTGAGAAACTCTtgacagagaaaggaaaacacgGGAGTTTCCTGGTGCGGGAGAGCCAGAGCCACCCCGGGGACTTTGTCCTGTCCGTGAGGACGGGGGATGACAAAGGAGAGAGCAACGATGGCAAATCCAAAGTGACACACGTCATGATCCACTGCCAG GATCTCAAATACGACGTTGGAGGAGGGGAGAAGTTTGACTCTCTGACAGATCTGGTGGAGCATTACAAGAAGAACCCCATGGTGGAGACTTTGGGCACCGTGTTACAACTCAAACAG CCCCTGAACACCACCAGGATTAACGCTGCCGAGATCGAGAGCCGAGTGAGGGAGCTCAGCAAACTGGCAGAGACCACGGATAAAGTCAAGCAGGGCTTCTGGGAAGAGTTTGAG AccttgcagcagcaggaatgcaaACTCCTCTACAGCCGCAAGGAAGGGCAGCGccaggaaaacaagaacaaaaatagatacaaaaacattttaccCT TTGATCACACCAGAGTTGTTCTCCACGATGGTGATCCCAATGAACCCGTTTCAGACTACATCAATGCTAATATTATCATG CCCGAGTTTGAAACCAAGTGCAACAACTCGAAGCCAAAAAAAAGTTACATCGCTACCCAAGGCTGCCTGCAGAACACAGTGAATGATTTCTGGAGGATGGTGTTCCAGGAGAATTCCCGAGTTATTGTCATGACCACGAAGGaagtggaaagaggaaag AGTAAGTGTGTCAAGTACTGGCCTGATGAATATTCCCTGAAGGAATACGGAGTGATGCGTGTCCGGAATGTGAAGGAGAGTGCAGCACACGATTACACCCTGAGAGAGCTGAAACTTTCCAAAGTTGGCCAG GGGAACACGGAGAGGACGGTGTGGCAGTACCACTTCCGGACCTGGCCCGACCACGGCGTTCCCAGCGATCCCGGGGGTGTCCTGGATTTCCTGGAGGAGGTGCACCACAAGCAGGAGAGCATTCCTGATGCAGGACCTGTCGTGGTGCACTGCAG CGCTGGGATTGGGCGAACAGGAACTTTCATTGTCATTGACATCCTCATCGACATCATCCGAGAGAAAG GGGTGGACTGTGACATCGATGTCCCCAAGACCATCCAGATGGTGAGGTCCCAGCGCTCAGGGATGGTGCAGACAGAGGCTCAGTACAGGTTCATTTACATGGCAGTGCAGCACTACATCGAGACCCTCCAGCGCAGGATCGAGGAGGAGCAG AAGAGCAAGAGGAAAGGTCACGAGTACACAAACATTAAATATTCGTTATCGGACCAGACGAGTGGGGATCAGAGCCCTCTCCCCCCCTGCACCCCAACCCCAACGTGTCCAGA aatgAGAGAAGATAGTGCTAGAGTATATGAAAATGTGGGGCTGATGCAACAGCAGAAGAGTTTCAGATGA
- the PTPN11 gene encoding tyrosine-protein phosphatase non-receptor type 11 isoform X1, producing the protein MAALQGGSSPRPEPLAGITDTPILLFGVADKCSFLLKAKNTELREQEDEVPAEPELHKVPENPPRWFHPNITGVEAENLLLTRGVDGSFLARPSKSNPGDFTLSVRRTGAVTHIKIQNTGDYYDLYGGEKFATLAELVQYYMEHHGQLKEKNGDVIELKYPLNCADPTSERWFHGHLSGREAEKLLTEKGKHGSFLVRESQSHPGDFVLSVRTGDDKGESNDGKSKVTHVMIHCQDLKYDVGGGEKFDSLTDLVEHYKKNPMVETLGTVLQLKQPLNTTRINAAEIESRVRELSKLAETTDKVKQGFWEEFETLQQQECKLLYSRKEGQRQENKNKNRYKNILPFDHTRVVLHDGDPNEPVSDYINANIIMPEFETKCNNSKPKKSYIATQGCLQNTVNDFWRMVFQENSRVIVMTTKEVERGKSKCVKYWPDEYSLKEYGVMRVRNVKESAAHDYTLRELKLSKVGQGNTERTVWQYHFRTWPDHGVPSDPGGVLDFLEEVHHKQESIPDAGPVVVHCSAGIGRTGTFIVIDILIDIIREKGVDCDIDVPKTIQMVRSQRSGMVQTEAQYRFIYMAVQHYIETLQRRIEEEQKSKRKGHEYTNIKYSLSDQTSGDQSPLPPCTPTPTCPEMREDSARVYENVGLMQQQKSFR; encoded by the exons ATGGCAGCACTTCAAGGAGGATCCTCCCCGCGGCCGGAACCGCTGGCAGGGATCACTGACACCCCCATTCTGCTATTTGGGGTGGCTGACAAATGCAGCTTCCTACTCAAAGCCAAAAATACggagctgagggagcaggaggacgaggtgccagcagagccagagtTACATAAAGTGCCAGAAAACCCTCCCAG ATGGTTTCATCCAAATATCACTGGGGTGGAGGCAGAAAACCTGCTGTTAACAAGAGGAGTGGATGGCAGCTTCCTGGCACGGCCCAGCAAAAGTAACCCAGGAGACTTCACACTCTCTGTTAG ACGAACTGGAGCTGTCACCCACATCAAGATCCAGAACACAGGTGACTACTATGACCTCTATGGGGGAGAGAAGTTTGCCACGCTGGCTGAGCTGGTCCAGTATTACATGGAACACCATGGGCAGCTCAAGGAGAAGAATGGAGATGTCATAGAGCTGAAATATCCCCTCAACTGCGCTGATCCCACGTCAGAAAG GTGGTTTCACGGGCATCTCTCTGGGAGAGAAGCTGAGAAACTCTtgacagagaaaggaaaacacgGGAGTTTCCTGGTGCGGGAGAGCCAGAGCCACCCCGGGGACTTTGTCCTGTCCGTGAGGACGGGGGATGACAAAGGAGAGAGCAACGATGGCAAATCCAAAGTGACACACGTCATGATCCACTGCCAG GATCTCAAATACGACGTTGGAGGAGGGGAGAAGTTTGACTCTCTGACAGATCTGGTGGAGCATTACAAGAAGAACCCCATGGTGGAGACTTTGGGCACCGTGTTACAACTCAAACAG CCCCTGAACACCACCAGGATTAACGCTGCCGAGATCGAGAGCCGAGTGAGGGAGCTCAGCAAACTGGCAGAGACCACGGATAAAGTCAAGCAGGGCTTCTGGGAAGAGTTTGAG AccttgcagcagcaggaatgcaaACTCCTCTACAGCCGCAAGGAAGGGCAGCGccaggaaaacaagaacaaaaatagatacaaaaacattttaccCT TTGATCACACCAGAGTTGTTCTCCACGATGGTGATCCCAATGAACCCGTTTCAGACTACATCAATGCTAATATTATCATG CCCGAGTTTGAAACCAAGTGCAACAACTCGAAGCCAAAAAAAAGTTACATCGCTACCCAAGGCTGCCTGCAGAACACAGTGAATGATTTCTGGAGGATGGTGTTCCAGGAGAATTCCCGAGTTATTGTCATGACCACGAAGGaagtggaaagaggaaag AGTAAGTGTGTCAAGTACTGGCCTGATGAATATTCCCTGAAGGAATACGGAGTGATGCGTGTCCGGAATGTGAAGGAGAGTGCAGCACACGATTACACCCTGAGAGAGCTGAAACTTTCCAAAGTTGGCCAG GGGAACACGGAGAGGACGGTGTGGCAGTACCACTTCCGGACCTGGCCCGACCACGGCGTTCCCAGCGATCCCGGGGGTGTCCTGGATTTCCTGGAGGAGGTGCACCACAAGCAGGAGAGCATTCCTGATGCAGGACCTGTCGTGGTGCACTGCAG CGCTGGGATTGGGCGAACAGGAACTTTCATTGTCATTGACATCCTCATCGACATCATCCGAGAGAAAG GGGTGGACTGTGACATCGATGTCCCCAAGACCATCCAGATGGTGAGGTCCCAGCGCTCAGGGATGGTGCAGACAGAGGCTCAGTACAGGTTCATTTACATGGCAGTGCAGCACTACATCGAGACCCTCCAGCGCAGGATCGAGGAGGAGCAG AAGAGCAAGAGGAAAGGTCACGAGTACACAAACATTAAATATTCGTTATCGGACCAGACGAGTGGGGATCAGAGCCCTCTCCCCCCCTGCACCCCAACCCCAACGTGTCCAGA aatgAGAGAAGATAGTGCTAGAGTATATGAAAATGTGGGGCTGATGCAACAGCAGAAGAGTTTCAGATGA
- the PTPN11 gene encoding tyrosine-protein phosphatase non-receptor type 11 isoform X2, with protein sequence MTKERSRLNSFSTQERGFNSESQRWFHPNITGVEAENLLLTRGVDGSFLARPSKSNPGDFTLSVRRTGAVTHIKIQNTGDYYDLYGGEKFATLAELVQYYMEHHGQLKEKNGDVIELKYPLNCADPTSERWFHGHLSGREAEKLLTEKGKHGSFLVRESQSHPGDFVLSVRTGDDKGESNDGKSKVTHVMIHCQDLKYDVGGGEKFDSLTDLVEHYKKNPMVETLGTVLQLKQPLNTTRINAAEIESRVRELSKLAETTDKVKQGFWEEFETLQQQECKLLYSRKEGQRQENKNKNRYKNILPFDHTRVVLHDGDPNEPVSDYINANIIMPEFETKCNNSKPKKSYIATQGCLQNTVNDFWRMVFQENSRVIVMTTKEVERGKSKCVKYWPDEYSLKEYGVMRVRNVKESAAHDYTLRELKLSKVGQGNTERTVWQYHFRTWPDHGVPSDPGGVLDFLEEVHHKQESIPDAGPVVVHCSAGIGRTGTFIVIDILIDIIREKGVDCDIDVPKTIQMVRSQRSGMVQTEAQYRFIYMAVQHYIETLQRRIEEEQKSKRKGHEYTNIKYSLSDQTSGDQSPLPPCTPTPTCPEMREDSARVYENVGLMQQQKSFR encoded by the exons ATGACCAAAGAGAGGAGCAGGCTGAATTCTTTCAGCACACAAGAACGAGGATTTAACTCTGAAAGTCAAAG ATGGTTTCATCCAAATATCACTGGGGTGGAGGCAGAAAACCTGCTGTTAACAAGAGGAGTGGATGGCAGCTTCCTGGCACGGCCCAGCAAAAGTAACCCAGGAGACTTCACACTCTCTGTTAG ACGAACTGGAGCTGTCACCCACATCAAGATCCAGAACACAGGTGACTACTATGACCTCTATGGGGGAGAGAAGTTTGCCACGCTGGCTGAGCTGGTCCAGTATTACATGGAACACCATGGGCAGCTCAAGGAGAAGAATGGAGATGTCATAGAGCTGAAATATCCCCTCAACTGCGCTGATCCCACGTCAGAAAG GTGGTTTCACGGGCATCTCTCTGGGAGAGAAGCTGAGAAACTCTtgacagagaaaggaaaacacgGGAGTTTCCTGGTGCGGGAGAGCCAGAGCCACCCCGGGGACTTTGTCCTGTCCGTGAGGACGGGGGATGACAAAGGAGAGAGCAACGATGGCAAATCCAAAGTGACACACGTCATGATCCACTGCCAG GATCTCAAATACGACGTTGGAGGAGGGGAGAAGTTTGACTCTCTGACAGATCTGGTGGAGCATTACAAGAAGAACCCCATGGTGGAGACTTTGGGCACCGTGTTACAACTCAAACAG CCCCTGAACACCACCAGGATTAACGCTGCCGAGATCGAGAGCCGAGTGAGGGAGCTCAGCAAACTGGCAGAGACCACGGATAAAGTCAAGCAGGGCTTCTGGGAAGAGTTTGAG AccttgcagcagcaggaatgcaaACTCCTCTACAGCCGCAAGGAAGGGCAGCGccaggaaaacaagaacaaaaatagatacaaaaacattttaccCT TTGATCACACCAGAGTTGTTCTCCACGATGGTGATCCCAATGAACCCGTTTCAGACTACATCAATGCTAATATTATCATG CCCGAGTTTGAAACCAAGTGCAACAACTCGAAGCCAAAAAAAAGTTACATCGCTACCCAAGGCTGCCTGCAGAACACAGTGAATGATTTCTGGAGGATGGTGTTCCAGGAGAATTCCCGAGTTATTGTCATGACCACGAAGGaagtggaaagaggaaag AGTAAGTGTGTCAAGTACTGGCCTGATGAATATTCCCTGAAGGAATACGGAGTGATGCGTGTCCGGAATGTGAAGGAGAGTGCAGCACACGATTACACCCTGAGAGAGCTGAAACTTTCCAAAGTTGGCCAG GGGAACACGGAGAGGACGGTGTGGCAGTACCACTTCCGGACCTGGCCCGACCACGGCGTTCCCAGCGATCCCGGGGGTGTCCTGGATTTCCTGGAGGAGGTGCACCACAAGCAGGAGAGCATTCCTGATGCAGGACCTGTCGTGGTGCACTGCAG CGCTGGGATTGGGCGAACAGGAACTTTCATTGTCATTGACATCCTCATCGACATCATCCGAGAGAAAG GGGTGGACTGTGACATCGATGTCCCCAAGACCATCCAGATGGTGAGGTCCCAGCGCTCAGGGATGGTGCAGACAGAGGCTCAGTACAGGTTCATTTACATGGCAGTGCAGCACTACATCGAGACCCTCCAGCGCAGGATCGAGGAGGAGCAG AAGAGCAAGAGGAAAGGTCACGAGTACACAAACATTAAATATTCGTTATCGGACCAGACGAGTGGGGATCAGAGCCCTCTCCCCCCCTGCACCCCAACCCCAACGTGTCCAGA aatgAGAGAAGATAGTGCTAGAGTATATGAAAATGTGGGGCTGATGCAACAGCAGAAGAGTTTCAGATGA
- the PTPN11 gene encoding tyrosine-protein phosphatase non-receptor type 11 isoform X4 encodes MTNRWFHPNITGVEAENLLLTRGVDGSFLARPSKSNPGDFTLSVRRTGAVTHIKIQNTGDYYDLYGGEKFATLAELVQYYMEHHGQLKEKNGDVIELKYPLNCADPTSERWFHGHLSGREAEKLLTEKGKHGSFLVRESQSHPGDFVLSVRTGDDKGESNDGKSKVTHVMIHCQDLKYDVGGGEKFDSLTDLVEHYKKNPMVETLGTVLQLKQPLNTTRINAAEIESRVRELSKLAETTDKVKQGFWEEFETLQQQECKLLYSRKEGQRQENKNKNRYKNILPFDHTRVVLHDGDPNEPVSDYINANIIMPEFETKCNNSKPKKSYIATQGCLQNTVNDFWRMVFQENSRVIVMTTKEVERGKSKCVKYWPDEYSLKEYGVMRVRNVKESAAHDYTLRELKLSKVGQGNTERTVWQYHFRTWPDHGVPSDPGGVLDFLEEVHHKQESIPDAGPVVVHCSAGIGRTGTFIVIDILIDIIREKGVDCDIDVPKTIQMVRSQRSGMVQTEAQYRFIYMAVQHYIETLQRRIEEEQKSKRKGHEYTNIKYSLSDQTSGDQSPLPPCTPTPTCPEMREDSARVYENVGLMQQQKSFR; translated from the exons ATGACAAACAG ATGGTTTCATCCAAATATCACTGGGGTGGAGGCAGAAAACCTGCTGTTAACAAGAGGAGTGGATGGCAGCTTCCTGGCACGGCCCAGCAAAAGTAACCCAGGAGACTTCACACTCTCTGTTAG ACGAACTGGAGCTGTCACCCACATCAAGATCCAGAACACAGGTGACTACTATGACCTCTATGGGGGAGAGAAGTTTGCCACGCTGGCTGAGCTGGTCCAGTATTACATGGAACACCATGGGCAGCTCAAGGAGAAGAATGGAGATGTCATAGAGCTGAAATATCCCCTCAACTGCGCTGATCCCACGTCAGAAAG GTGGTTTCACGGGCATCTCTCTGGGAGAGAAGCTGAGAAACTCTtgacagagaaaggaaaacacgGGAGTTTCCTGGTGCGGGAGAGCCAGAGCCACCCCGGGGACTTTGTCCTGTCCGTGAGGACGGGGGATGACAAAGGAGAGAGCAACGATGGCAAATCCAAAGTGACACACGTCATGATCCACTGCCAG GATCTCAAATACGACGTTGGAGGAGGGGAGAAGTTTGACTCTCTGACAGATCTGGTGGAGCATTACAAGAAGAACCCCATGGTGGAGACTTTGGGCACCGTGTTACAACTCAAACAG CCCCTGAACACCACCAGGATTAACGCTGCCGAGATCGAGAGCCGAGTGAGGGAGCTCAGCAAACTGGCAGAGACCACGGATAAAGTCAAGCAGGGCTTCTGGGAAGAGTTTGAG AccttgcagcagcaggaatgcaaACTCCTCTACAGCCGCAAGGAAGGGCAGCGccaggaaaacaagaacaaaaatagatacaaaaacattttaccCT TTGATCACACCAGAGTTGTTCTCCACGATGGTGATCCCAATGAACCCGTTTCAGACTACATCAATGCTAATATTATCATG CCCGAGTTTGAAACCAAGTGCAACAACTCGAAGCCAAAAAAAAGTTACATCGCTACCCAAGGCTGCCTGCAGAACACAGTGAATGATTTCTGGAGGATGGTGTTCCAGGAGAATTCCCGAGTTATTGTCATGACCACGAAGGaagtggaaagaggaaag AGTAAGTGTGTCAAGTACTGGCCTGATGAATATTCCCTGAAGGAATACGGAGTGATGCGTGTCCGGAATGTGAAGGAGAGTGCAGCACACGATTACACCCTGAGAGAGCTGAAACTTTCCAAAGTTGGCCAG GGGAACACGGAGAGGACGGTGTGGCAGTACCACTTCCGGACCTGGCCCGACCACGGCGTTCCCAGCGATCCCGGGGGTGTCCTGGATTTCCTGGAGGAGGTGCACCACAAGCAGGAGAGCATTCCTGATGCAGGACCTGTCGTGGTGCACTGCAG CGCTGGGATTGGGCGAACAGGAACTTTCATTGTCATTGACATCCTCATCGACATCATCCGAGAGAAAG GGGTGGACTGTGACATCGATGTCCCCAAGACCATCCAGATGGTGAGGTCCCAGCGCTCAGGGATGGTGCAGACAGAGGCTCAGTACAGGTTCATTTACATGGCAGTGCAGCACTACATCGAGACCCTCCAGCGCAGGATCGAGGAGGAGCAG AAGAGCAAGAGGAAAGGTCACGAGTACACAAACATTAAATATTCGTTATCGGACCAGACGAGTGGGGATCAGAGCCCTCTCCCCCCCTGCACCCCAACCCCAACGTGTCCAGA aatgAGAGAAGATAGTGCTAGAGTATATGAAAATGTGGGGCTGATGCAACAGCAGAAGAGTTTCAGATGA
- the PTPN11 gene encoding tyrosine-protein phosphatase non-receptor type 11 isoform X5 yields the protein MRWFHPNITGVEAENLLLTRGVDGSFLARPSKSNPGDFTLSVRRTGAVTHIKIQNTGDYYDLYGGEKFATLAELVQYYMEHHGQLKEKNGDVIELKYPLNCADPTSERWFHGHLSGREAEKLLTEKGKHGSFLVRESQSHPGDFVLSVRTGDDKGESNDGKSKVTHVMIHCQDLKYDVGGGEKFDSLTDLVEHYKKNPMVETLGTVLQLKQPLNTTRINAAEIESRVRELSKLAETTDKVKQGFWEEFETLQQQECKLLYSRKEGQRQENKNKNRYKNILPFDHTRVVLHDGDPNEPVSDYINANIIMPEFETKCNNSKPKKSYIATQGCLQNTVNDFWRMVFQENSRVIVMTTKEVERGKSKCVKYWPDEYSLKEYGVMRVRNVKESAAHDYTLRELKLSKVGQGNTERTVWQYHFRTWPDHGVPSDPGGVLDFLEEVHHKQESIPDAGPVVVHCSAGIGRTGTFIVIDILIDIIREKGVDCDIDVPKTIQMVRSQRSGMVQTEAQYRFIYMAVQHYIETLQRRIEEEQKSKRKGHEYTNIKYSLSDQTSGDQSPLPPCTPTPTCPEMREDSARVYENVGLMQQQKSFR from the exons ATGag ATGGTTTCATCCAAATATCACTGGGGTGGAGGCAGAAAACCTGCTGTTAACAAGAGGAGTGGATGGCAGCTTCCTGGCACGGCCCAGCAAAAGTAACCCAGGAGACTTCACACTCTCTGTTAG ACGAACTGGAGCTGTCACCCACATCAAGATCCAGAACACAGGTGACTACTATGACCTCTATGGGGGAGAGAAGTTTGCCACGCTGGCTGAGCTGGTCCAGTATTACATGGAACACCATGGGCAGCTCAAGGAGAAGAATGGAGATGTCATAGAGCTGAAATATCCCCTCAACTGCGCTGATCCCACGTCAGAAAG GTGGTTTCACGGGCATCTCTCTGGGAGAGAAGCTGAGAAACTCTtgacagagaaaggaaaacacgGGAGTTTCCTGGTGCGGGAGAGCCAGAGCCACCCCGGGGACTTTGTCCTGTCCGTGAGGACGGGGGATGACAAAGGAGAGAGCAACGATGGCAAATCCAAAGTGACACACGTCATGATCCACTGCCAG GATCTCAAATACGACGTTGGAGGAGGGGAGAAGTTTGACTCTCTGACAGATCTGGTGGAGCATTACAAGAAGAACCCCATGGTGGAGACTTTGGGCACCGTGTTACAACTCAAACAG CCCCTGAACACCACCAGGATTAACGCTGCCGAGATCGAGAGCCGAGTGAGGGAGCTCAGCAAACTGGCAGAGACCACGGATAAAGTCAAGCAGGGCTTCTGGGAAGAGTTTGAG AccttgcagcagcaggaatgcaaACTCCTCTACAGCCGCAAGGAAGGGCAGCGccaggaaaacaagaacaaaaatagatacaaaaacattttaccCT TTGATCACACCAGAGTTGTTCTCCACGATGGTGATCCCAATGAACCCGTTTCAGACTACATCAATGCTAATATTATCATG CCCGAGTTTGAAACCAAGTGCAACAACTCGAAGCCAAAAAAAAGTTACATCGCTACCCAAGGCTGCCTGCAGAACACAGTGAATGATTTCTGGAGGATGGTGTTCCAGGAGAATTCCCGAGTTATTGTCATGACCACGAAGGaagtggaaagaggaaag AGTAAGTGTGTCAAGTACTGGCCTGATGAATATTCCCTGAAGGAATACGGAGTGATGCGTGTCCGGAATGTGAAGGAGAGTGCAGCACACGATTACACCCTGAGAGAGCTGAAACTTTCCAAAGTTGGCCAG GGGAACACGGAGAGGACGGTGTGGCAGTACCACTTCCGGACCTGGCCCGACCACGGCGTTCCCAGCGATCCCGGGGGTGTCCTGGATTTCCTGGAGGAGGTGCACCACAAGCAGGAGAGCATTCCTGATGCAGGACCTGTCGTGGTGCACTGCAG CGCTGGGATTGGGCGAACAGGAACTTTCATTGTCATTGACATCCTCATCGACATCATCCGAGAGAAAG GGGTGGACTGTGACATCGATGTCCCCAAGACCATCCAGATGGTGAGGTCCCAGCGCTCAGGGATGGTGCAGACAGAGGCTCAGTACAGGTTCATTTACATGGCAGTGCAGCACTACATCGAGACCCTCCAGCGCAGGATCGAGGAGGAGCAG AAGAGCAAGAGGAAAGGTCACGAGTACACAAACATTAAATATTCGTTATCGGACCAGACGAGTGGGGATCAGAGCCCTCTCCCCCCCTGCACCCCAACCCCAACGTGTCCAGA aatgAGAGAAGATAGTGCTAGAGTATATGAAAATGTGGGGCTGATGCAACAGCAGAAGAGTTTCAGATGA
- the PTPN11 gene encoding tyrosine-protein phosphatase non-receptor type 11 isoform X3, translated as MFCFIFRWFHPNITGVEAENLLLTRGVDGSFLARPSKSNPGDFTLSVRRTGAVTHIKIQNTGDYYDLYGGEKFATLAELVQYYMEHHGQLKEKNGDVIELKYPLNCADPTSERWFHGHLSGREAEKLLTEKGKHGSFLVRESQSHPGDFVLSVRTGDDKGESNDGKSKVTHVMIHCQDLKYDVGGGEKFDSLTDLVEHYKKNPMVETLGTVLQLKQPLNTTRINAAEIESRVRELSKLAETTDKVKQGFWEEFETLQQQECKLLYSRKEGQRQENKNKNRYKNILPFDHTRVVLHDGDPNEPVSDYINANIIMPEFETKCNNSKPKKSYIATQGCLQNTVNDFWRMVFQENSRVIVMTTKEVERGKSKCVKYWPDEYSLKEYGVMRVRNVKESAAHDYTLRELKLSKVGQGNTERTVWQYHFRTWPDHGVPSDPGGVLDFLEEVHHKQESIPDAGPVVVHCSAGIGRTGTFIVIDILIDIIREKGVDCDIDVPKTIQMVRSQRSGMVQTEAQYRFIYMAVQHYIETLQRRIEEEQKSKRKGHEYTNIKYSLSDQTSGDQSPLPPCTPTPTCPEMREDSARVYENVGLMQQQKSFR; from the exons atgttttgttttatttttag ATGGTTTCATCCAAATATCACTGGGGTGGAGGCAGAAAACCTGCTGTTAACAAGAGGAGTGGATGGCAGCTTCCTGGCACGGCCCAGCAAAAGTAACCCAGGAGACTTCACACTCTCTGTTAG ACGAACTGGAGCTGTCACCCACATCAAGATCCAGAACACAGGTGACTACTATGACCTCTATGGGGGAGAGAAGTTTGCCACGCTGGCTGAGCTGGTCCAGTATTACATGGAACACCATGGGCAGCTCAAGGAGAAGAATGGAGATGTCATAGAGCTGAAATATCCCCTCAACTGCGCTGATCCCACGTCAGAAAG GTGGTTTCACGGGCATCTCTCTGGGAGAGAAGCTGAGAAACTCTtgacagagaaaggaaaacacgGGAGTTTCCTGGTGCGGGAGAGCCAGAGCCACCCCGGGGACTTTGTCCTGTCCGTGAGGACGGGGGATGACAAAGGAGAGAGCAACGATGGCAAATCCAAAGTGACACACGTCATGATCCACTGCCAG GATCTCAAATACGACGTTGGAGGAGGGGAGAAGTTTGACTCTCTGACAGATCTGGTGGAGCATTACAAGAAGAACCCCATGGTGGAGACTTTGGGCACCGTGTTACAACTCAAACAG CCCCTGAACACCACCAGGATTAACGCTGCCGAGATCGAGAGCCGAGTGAGGGAGCTCAGCAAACTGGCAGAGACCACGGATAAAGTCAAGCAGGGCTTCTGGGAAGAGTTTGAG AccttgcagcagcaggaatgcaaACTCCTCTACAGCCGCAAGGAAGGGCAGCGccaggaaaacaagaacaaaaatagatacaaaaacattttaccCT TTGATCACACCAGAGTTGTTCTCCACGATGGTGATCCCAATGAACCCGTTTCAGACTACATCAATGCTAATATTATCATG CCCGAGTTTGAAACCAAGTGCAACAACTCGAAGCCAAAAAAAAGTTACATCGCTACCCAAGGCTGCCTGCAGAACACAGTGAATGATTTCTGGAGGATGGTGTTCCAGGAGAATTCCCGAGTTATTGTCATGACCACGAAGGaagtggaaagaggaaag AGTAAGTGTGTCAAGTACTGGCCTGATGAATATTCCCTGAAGGAATACGGAGTGATGCGTGTCCGGAATGTGAAGGAGAGTGCAGCACACGATTACACCCTGAGAGAGCTGAAACTTTCCAAAGTTGGCCAG GGGAACACGGAGAGGACGGTGTGGCAGTACCACTTCCGGACCTGGCCCGACCACGGCGTTCCCAGCGATCCCGGGGGTGTCCTGGATTTCCTGGAGGAGGTGCACCACAAGCAGGAGAGCATTCCTGATGCAGGACCTGTCGTGGTGCACTGCAG CGCTGGGATTGGGCGAACAGGAACTTTCATTGTCATTGACATCCTCATCGACATCATCCGAGAGAAAG GGGTGGACTGTGACATCGATGTCCCCAAGACCATCCAGATGGTGAGGTCCCAGCGCTCAGGGATGGTGCAGACAGAGGCTCAGTACAGGTTCATTTACATGGCAGTGCAGCACTACATCGAGACCCTCCAGCGCAGGATCGAGGAGGAGCAG AAGAGCAAGAGGAAAGGTCACGAGTACACAAACATTAAATATTCGTTATCGGACCAGACGAGTGGGGATCAGAGCCCTCTCCCCCCCTGCACCCCAACCCCAACGTGTCCAGA aatgAGAGAAGATAGTGCTAGAGTATATGAAAATGTGGGGCTGATGCAACAGCAGAAGAGTTTCAGATGA